A section of the Patescibacteria group bacterium genome encodes:
- a CDS encoding CAP domain-containing protein produces MKKYFKLLFGIFLLALLPTCFVSADLLSDRLAGRILLQVEENGEAWYVNPNDNKRYFLGRPSDAFKVMKIFGLGATHEFIVSQTIYPEHVLGKILLDVEKNGEAYYIYPEDKKAYYLGRPLDAFNIMRNLGLGITDNNLAKISFAKISSPSSLEKIEKDIHNLVNIKRISNGLNVLLWNNEVATVAREHSKNLADENINITSNAAICNYPMIHHEGYNFGLYQNDRLENRKIYYFGASGENIALISEIKTIKYYGGDGYGCNSDTIEQNFKARLNIAENEQEKINLIKNEIQIRTNLMNQQPKIEIQEKIFFSEDEAESRAVDGWMSSPGHRANILNQNFNEAGIGIAKVNSYFIITQVFIKKVNCGYKNGPCCEKSGYYSYCYESLNCVSNICKE; encoded by the coding sequence ATGAAAAAATACTTTAAATTACTTTTTGGAATTTTTTTATTGGCATTATTGCCAACCTGTTTTGTTAGCGCTGATTTGTTGTCAGACAGATTAGCAGGCAGGATACTTTTGCAAGTTGAAGAAAATGGCGAAGCATGGTATGTTAATCCGAATGACAATAAAAGATATTTTTTAGGCAGGCCTTCTGACGCTTTTAAGGTAATGAAAATTTTTGGATTAGGAGCGACGCATGAATTTATTGTTAGCCAAACAATTTACCCCGAACATGTTTTAGGAAAAATATTATTGGATGTTGAGAAAAACGGCGAAGCGTATTATATTTATCCAGAAGACAAAAAAGCGTATTATTTAGGACGCCCTTTAGACGCGTTTAATATAATGCGAAATTTAGGGCTTGGAATAACTGACAATAATTTAGCAAAAATATCTTTTGCAAAAATAAGCAGTCCGAGCTCGTTAGAAAAAATTGAAAAAGATATTCATAATTTAGTGAATATAAAAAGAATATCTAATGGGCTGAATGTATTGCTTTGGAATAATGAAGTGGCGACTGTTGCCAGAGAGCACAGTAAAAATTTAGCAGATGAAAATATTAATATAACTAGCAATGCAGCAATTTGCAATTATCCAATGATTCATCACGAAGGATATAATTTTGGGCTATATCAAAATGACAGATTGGAAAACAGAAAAATATATTATTTTGGCGCTAGTGGAGAAAATATTGCGTTAATTTCAGAAATCAAAACAATAAAATATTACGGAGGAGATGGCTATGGCTGTAATTCTGATACTATTGAGCAAAATTTTAAAGCAAGGCTTAATATAGCTGAGAATGAACAGGAAAAAATTAATCTTATAAAAAATGAAATACAGATAAGGACAAATCTGATGAACCAACAGCCAAAAATAGAAATTCAAGAAAAAATATTTTTTAGTGAAGACGAAGCCGAAAGCAGGGCAGTTGACGGGTGGATGAGCAGTCCTGGACATAGGGCAAATATTTTAAATCAAAATTTTAATGAAGCAGGAATAGGCATAGCAAAAGTGAACAGTTATTTTATTATAACCCAAGTCTTTATTAAAAAAGTTAATTGCGGAT